GACGCGGCCGGCGCCGGGCGGGCCGAGCGGCCTGGGGCCGCGGATCGTCGTCGCCAGCACGAACGAGGTGTATGGTGCGGCGAGCGTCGATGGCCCCGGCACCGCCGAGTCGGCGCCGCTCGCGCCGCGCAACCCGTACGCCACGAGCAAGGCGGCGCAGGACCTGATGGCCGGGGAGTTCGCCGCGCGCTGGCCGGAGGCGGGTGCGGTCGACGTCGTTCGGCTGCGGCCGTTCACGCACATCGGACCGGGGCAGGACGATCGGTTCGTGGCGGCGTCGTTTGCGCGTCAGGTGGCGGAGATCGAGGCGGGCGTTTCGGGCGGTCCGCTCAAGGTGGGCGATCTGTCGGCGCGCCGTGACTTCAGTGACGTGCGCGACATCGTTCGGGGCTATCGGCTGGCGGCGGAGCGTGGGCCGGCCGGTGTGGTGTATAACCTGGGCAGCGGGCGCAGCCGTGCGGTGCATGAGATCGTCGATCACTTCGTCGCGCGGGCCCGCGTGGCCGTGAACGTCGAAGTGGATCCGGCGCGCCTGCGGCCGTCCGATGTGCCCGAGACGCGGTGCGACGCGCGGCGGGCCCACGACCAAATCGGATGGGCACCGTCCATTCCGTTCGAGACGACGCTCGACGACATTCTGGCCGACTGGCGGGCGCGCATCGCGGCGGGTGCGGTGCCGCCGACGACAGCTTGACGAAGACGGATCCTACGGGCCGAGATCGACCTGATTCCAGGCGCGATCATCGCGCCTTCAGCAGCGGCCCGGCCGCCGAACCGATGGAGGGGACGATGTCCCGCACAGCGCTGATCACCGGCATCACCGGCCAAGACGGCTCCCACCTGGCCGAGCTTCTGCTCGACCTCGGGTACAACGTCGTGGGCATGGTGCGCCGCACGAGCACCGTCAACTTCGAGCGGATCGCCCATATCCAGGACCGGCTGACGCTCGTGCCGGGCGATCTGCTCGACCAGTACTCGCTCGTCCGGGTCCTGCAGGAGCACCGGCCGGCCGAGGTCTACAACCTGGCGGCGCAGAGCTTCGTGAAGACGTCGTGGGACCAGCCGGTGCTGACCGGCGAGGTCACGGCGCTCGGGGTGACGCGGCTGCTCGATGCGATCCGGATCGTCGACCCGTCGATCCGGTTCTACCAGGCGTCGTCGAGCGAGATGTTCGGCAAGGTTCAGGAGGTGCCGCAGCGCGAGGAGACGCCGTTCTACCCGCGCAGCCCGTACGGCGTGGCCAAGGTCTACGGCCATTGGATCACCGTCAACTATCGCGAGAGCTACGACCTGTTCGCCGCCAGCGGCATCCTGTTCAACCACGAGGGTCCGCGGCGCGGCCTCGAATTCGTCACGCGCAAGATCACGAACGGCGTGGCGCGGATCAAGCACGGGCTGCAGGACCACATCGTCCTCGGCAACCTCGACGCGCGGCGCGACTGGGGCTGGGCGCCGGATTACGTCCGGGCGATGTGGCTCATGCTCCAACAGGACGCACCCGACGACTTCGTCATCGCCACGGGCGAGACGCACGCCGTTCAGGAGTTCTGCGAGATCGCGTTCAGCCATGCCGGCCTGGACTGGCGGCAGTGCGTCCGCCAGGATCCGGCGTTCATGCGCCCGGCCGAGGTCGAGCTGCTCATCGGGGATGCGTCGAAGGCCAAGGCCAAGCTCGGCTGGGCGCCGACGGTCTCGTTCCAGGATCTCGTGACGGGCATGGTCGATGCCGACATGGCTGCCGTCAAGGCGGCGAACGCGGCGGTGACGGCGTGAGCGACCGGATCGTCTTCGGCACGGACGGCTGGCGCGCCCGGATCGGCGAGGGCTACACGTTCGCCAACGTCCGCCGCGTCAGCGCCGCCGCCGCGCGCTACTACGCCGCCAACGCGGACGGCGCGGCCCGCGGCATCGTCATCGGCCACGACCGCCGCTTCGGCGCGCGCGACTTTGCGATCGCCGCGGCCGAGACCGTGGCGGCGCACGGCGTGCCGGTCTGGCTGACGGCCGATGCGACACCGACGCCCGTCATCAGCTTCAGCGTCGGCGCGCAGGCCGCGGCCGGGGCGATCAACCTGACGGCCAGCCACAACCCGGCCCACGATCTGGGCTTCAAGGTCCGCGACGCGGACGGCGCGGCCCTGTCGCCCGACGCCCTCGCCCTCCTCGAGGCCGAGATCCCGCCGCCGGGCGTCGACGTCTCGCGCGTTCCGTTCGCAGACGCCGTCGCCGACGGCCGCATCCGCATCTTCGACCCCGCGCCGCGCTACCGCGAGCACGCCGCGGCCCGCGTCGACCTGCGCAGCGAATCGCCGACGCCGGCCTGCGCGTGGCGTACGACCCGATGTGGGGCGCCGGGCTCGGCTGGCTGCGCTGGCTCCTCGGGCCGGGTGCGCGGACCGAGCTGCTGACGATCCACGGCACGCCGAACCCGCTCTTCCCGGAGATGGGCCGACCCGAGCCGATCCCGCCGAACACGGACGCCCTGGCCCGCCACGTCCGCGCCACCGGCGCCGACATCGGGATCGCGAACGACGGCGACGCGGACCGGATCGGCGTGATCGACGAGCACGGCGCGTTCGTCAACCAGCTCCAGGTCTTCGGGCTGCTGGCGTGGTGGCTGCTCGAGATCAAGGGCGAGCGCGGCGCGATCGTCCGGACGCTCTCGACGACGTCCATGCTCGACGTGCTGGGCCGGAAGTACGGCGTGCCGGTCCACGAGACCGGCGTCGGCTTCAAGTACGTCGGGCCGAAGATGCTGGCCACGGACGCGATGATCGGCGGCGAGGAGTCGGGCGGCTTCGCGTTCCGCGGCCTGCCCGAGCGCGACGGCCTGCTCGTCGCCCTCGCGCTTTTGGAGGCGATGATCGAGACCGGCAAGACCCCGTCCGAGCTCGTCGCCACGCTCTACGACGCCGTCGGCGCGACGTGGTTCTACGACCGCGTGGACGTCGTGTTCGACGGGGCGCAGCGCGCGGCCGTCCAAGGCCGACTGTCCGCCGCGGCCCCGACGGCGTTGGCCGACGTTCCCGTGGCGCGGATCGACCGGCAGGACGGGCACAAGTTCTGGTTCCCCGACGACGGCTGGCTCCTCATCCGGTTCTCCGGCACCGAGCCGCTCATGCGGGTGTACGTCGAGACGACGCACGGCGACCGCGTGGCGGCGCTGCTGGACGCCGGCCTGGCGCTGGCCGGCCTGGACCGCACGGGCAGGGCGGTCGGATGACGCAGGGCGGCCGCTCGACGTCCGACGGAGGGTTCGACAGAGGGCTGTACCTCGGCCCCGACGCCGCGACGCGCCTCCGGACGCCGTCCGTGGACCGCGGACGCGCGTCGCAGAAGGATGACGACACCGCGTGGTCGCCGTCCGATGCCGTCGACCTTGCCCTCGTCGACACGCACTGCCACCTGGACGCCGACGCCTTTGCCGACGACCCGACGACGGCCATCCTCGGCCGCGCGCGCCGGGCAGGCGTGACGCGGCTCGTGACGATCGGCACCGACCTGGAATCGAGCGCCCGCGCCGTCCGGCTGGCGCGGCACCACCACGAGATCTGGGCGACGGTCGGCATCGACCCGAACGACCTGCCGATCGACGGGAGCGTGATGACGGAGGCGATGCTGGCGGCGGTCGAGTCGCTGGCGTGCGCGCCGCGGGTCGTGGCGATCGGCGAGATCGGCCTGGACTACTACTGGAACCGGACGTCGCACGAGGTGCAGCGCGCCGCGTTCGAGGCGCAGCTCGGGCTGGCGGCGCGGGTTGGGATGCCGGTGGTGATCCACAGTCGGGATGCGGATGCGGATACGGTTGGGGTGTTGAGCGCGTGGGCGGGGGGGGATCCGTGGGGGGGGCATGGGGTGGGGGATGCGATGGGGGGCGTGAGGCCGCTCGGCGTGCTGCATTGTTTTTCCGGCGATGTCGACTTGGCGATGCGGTACGTCGCGCTCGGCTTCCTGATCTCGCTGTCCGGGATCGTCACGTTCAAGAGCAACGCGCAGACGCACGCCGTGGCGCGCGAGCTGCCGCTCGAGGCACTCGTCCTGGAGACGGACGCGCCGTACCTGGCGCCGCACCCGCACCGCGGGCGGCGCAACGAGCCGGCGTACGTCCGGCTGATCGCCGAGCACGTGGCGGCGCTGCGCGGCGAGGACGTCGCCACCGTCGCGCGGGCGACGTCGGCGAACGCGGCGCGGCTGTTTGGGTGGGGGGCGATATGAGAGGGGCGATCGGGCTGGGCGACCGGAGGCGGGCGCCGTGAGCGGCGACGCGGCCGTGCGGATGGAGCGCGGCCTGCCGGACGTCGTGTCGAACGCCGGCATGGCGGCGGGTGACCCGCTGGCGGGCGTGCGGGGGGACCTGACGCGGCTGGAGGCGGTGCTCAGCGACGACAGCGGGATCGAGTACCCGCTCGTGGCCGAGCTGCTGCGCTACGTGTTCGCCGGCGGCGGCAAGCGGCTGCGGCCGGCGCTCGTCTTCCTGGTGGCGCGCCTCGGGCACGCGGACGACGACGCGGTCACGAGCCTCGCGGCGGCCGTCGAGACGCTCCACACCGCCACGCTCGTCCACGACGACCTCGTCGACGGCGCGCTGCTGCGGCGCGGCCTGCCGGCGCTGAACGTCCGCTGGAGCCCCGGCGCCACCGTCCTGGCCGGCGACTGGCTCTTCGCCCGCGCCGCTCGTTTCGCCGCCGACACGAACGACATCGGCGTGCAGCACATCTTCGCCCGCACGCTGCAGACGATCACGGCCGGCGAGCTGCGCCAGCTCTTCGGCCGGCGCGGCGTTCCGACGGAGGGCGAGTACACCGCGCGGATCTACGGCAAGACGGCGTCGCTGTTCGAGGCGGCGACGGAGGCGACGGCCATGCTGGCCGCGCTGACCGAACCCGAGGTGGCCGGACTGGCTGCGTACGGCCGCCACGTCGGCACGGCGTTTCAGATCATGGACGACATCCTGGACTTCACCGGCGACCCCGATCGGCTCGGCAAGCCGGTCGGCGGCGACCTGCGGTCCGGCCAGGTGACGCTGCCGACGATGCTGCACCTGGCGACCCATCCAACCGCCGCTCCGTGGCTGACGGCCCCCGGCGGCGATGAACCGGACGCCGCCGCCGTCGCCGCCCTCGTCGACGCCGTGCGTGCCGACCGCGCCGCCATCACCGGCGCCCACGACGCCGCCCGCGACGCCGTCGCGCAGGCCGTCGCCCACCTGGGTGCGCTGCCGGCGGGCGCGGCGCGGGACGATCTGGCCGCCGTGGCGTCGTACGCCGTCGCGCGCGACGTGTGAACGGCGGTGGTCGCGGTCGTCGGCGGAGCGACGCCCGGCGTGCCTGAGCCGCCCGGCGTGCCCGCAACGACGCCTCGCGCGGCCGACGAAGCGGCCGCGTTCTCTGCCAACCGCCTCTCCAACCGCCTCTCCGACCGCCTCTCCGACCGCCTCTCCGACCGCTTCTCCAACCGCCTCTCCAACCGCCTTTCCGTCCGGCTCTCCGTCGCGATCGTCAGCTGGAACGTCCGCGACCTCGTCCTGCGCTGCCTCTCGAGCGTGTTCGGCAGCCACGAAGTCACGGTCGATGTCGTCCTCGTCGACAACGCCTCGGGCGACGGGACGGTCGAAGCCGTGCGGGAGGCGTTCCCGAACGTGCGCGTGATCGCCAACGCCGACAACCGCGGCTTCCCGGCGGCGAACAATCAGGCGTTTCGGGCAATGGGGGTGTTGGCGGCGGAGCGTGGGGGGACGGGGTTGTCGGCGGAGGGCGGCCACAAGGGCCGCCCCTACACGGACGGTGTTGCGTCCTATACGATGATCCTCAACCCCGACACCGAGGTTGCCCCCGACGCCCTTGCCCTCCTCGTCGACGCCCTCGCCGCCGATCCCGCCCTGGCCGCCGTCGGCCCGCGCCTGCGCTACCCGGACGGCCGCGTCCAGCCGAGCCGCTTCCGCGACCCGACGCCCCTCACGCTGCTGTGCGAGAGCACGCCGCTGGCCTGGCACTGGCCGAACAACCCGGTGGCCCGCCGCTACCACATGGCCGACGTGGCGGGTGACGGCGCCCAAGACGTCGAGTGGCTCAACGGCGCGGCGCTCATGTTCCGGACAGAGGCGCTCCGCGCCGCCGGCGGTTTCGACGAGGGCTTCTTCCTGTATTCCGAGGAGGCCGATCTCTGCCGTCGCCTGCGCGATGCCGGCTGGCGCATCCGCTACGAGCCGGAAGCCGAGATCGTCCACCACGAGGGACGGTCGAGCGACCAAGTCGTCGCCGCGCGCCACGTGCACTTCCAGCGCTCGCGGCTACGATACTGCGCCAAGCACAATGGCCGGACCGCGGCCGCGCTCGTGCGCCTCGGCGTGCGCTTCGAGTTTGCCGTCGAGCTGCTGCTGGAGGCGCTGAAGTGGATGATCGGGCACAAGCGGCCGCTGCGGGCGGGGCGGGTGCGGGCCTATTGGGCGGTGATCCGGTCGATTTGAGCATCGCCAGGACCCGCGTATGACCCGCGTCTGCCTCGTCACCGGTGAGTACCCCCCCGACGAGGGCGGTGTCGCCGATTACACCCGCTGCCTGGCCGACGCCCTCGCGGCGCAAGGCGTGTTCGTCGACGTCCTCACGACCCGCCGCACGGAACCGACCGGCGCGCCGCCCGCCCGGCTGTCCTCCGCCGGAGGCGTGGCCGTACACGGCGTCGTGCCCAGCTGGCGCTGGCCGGTGCTCATGCAGTTGCACCGGGCCGTTCGAACGCTCGCGCCCGACATCGTCCACATCCAGTACCAGACGGCCGCGTTCGGGATGCACCCGGCGATCAACACCGTGCCGCGCTGGTTGCGGCAGTTCACGACCGTCAAGACGGCGGTGACCTACCACGATCTGAACGTGCCCTACCTCTTCCCGAAGGCCGGCCGACTCCGCCGCTTCGTGAACCTGCTGCCGGCCCGCTTCAGCCACCTCACCGTCGCGACGAACGCCGCCGACCACGCGGTGCTGGCCGAGTGGGGCCGCGCCTGGGAGCTGGCGCTCGTGCCGATCGGCAGCAACATCCCGGACGCCCCGCCGCCGGACTACGATCGCGCCACGTTCCGCCAGGCAAACGGCATTGCCGACGGCACTGCGGTCCTGGTCTACTTCGGCTTCCTGAACGCCAGCAAGGGCGGGCGCGACCTCATCGACGTCGTCGAGGCGCTGCGCGGCGGCAGGCGCGATGTCCGGCTCGTCATGATCGGCGGCAAGACCGGCGCGAGCGACCCGACGAACGCCGCCTATCTGGCGCGCTTCGAGGCCGACGTGACCGCCCGCGGCCTCACCGACGCCGTCGTCTGGACGGGCCACGTCTCACCGACGCACGTCTCGGCGTGGCTCCACGCCGCCGACGTCGCCGTGCTGCCCTACGCCGACGGGGCGTCCTATCGCCGCGGCAGCCTGCTGGCGGCCCTGACGCACGGCGTGCCGACGGTGACGACGCGGCCGAAGGACAGCGTCGGCGATGGCGTCGGCGATGGCGCCGGCGAGACCGCGCGCGGCATGGACGACGTCGCCGACGCCGGGAAGCCGCGCCCCACGGGGTCCCTCCCCCCGCTCGTCGACGGCGTGTCGGCGCGCCTCGTCCGGCCCGGCGACACCGAGGCGCTCGTCGCCGCCGTCCGCAGCATCCTCGACGATCCGGTGCTGGCCGCGCGCCTCGGCGAGGGGTGCGCGGGCCGTCGCCGGCCACTTCGGTTGGGATGCGATCGCCGCCGAGCACCTCCGGTGCTACCACGACATCATCGAACGCTGGAAGCCGATGCGTCGGGGCACGGACGGGAACGGGGCATGAGCATCGTGCGCGAGGATCCGACGCCGCGCGTGCGGCCGAGCGCTGCCGCCGCCCTCGGGATCGCCGCCGCGGCCGCGCTGTTCGCCGCGCTCGTGCTGGCCCCGCGCGCGACGCCCGCGCCGGAGCGTGCCCTCGCCCCGCCCGCTGCGCCGACGCCGACGCCGTCCGCGCCGTGGCAGCCGCTCGTCGACTTCGTCGTCGCACGTGCCCTCGACGGCGATGCGCTGATCCTCGTGGAGCGCTCGGCCCGCGGTTCGGAGGGCCGTGCCGGCGCGCAGGCCGTGGCGGATGCCGCGGCCGCCGTGCGCGGCGGCCCGCGCTTCGCCGTCGTCGACGCGCTGCCGAGCACGGCCGCGGCCGCCGCGAACCGGCTGGCCGCCGCGCTCGCCGCGCCGCGCGTCTGGGTGGCGTGGCCGGTGACGACCGCGGCGTCCGCGCTGCCCACGAGCGGCGGGATGCCGCCGGCCGTGCCCGCCGATGACCCGGTGCGCGCCTGGCTCGACGCGAACGGCCGCGCGGTCGACGCCCGTATCGTCGGCGCGGGCGAGGGTGCATGGGCCGTCGGCGCCTGGGAGCACCTCCCATCGCTGGACGGCGGCGACTACCCGCCCGTCGTCGTGCCCGAGACGCTCGGCGGACTCGAGCTCGTGGGGTGGAGCATCGCTCCGCTGCCGCTGCGGGCCGGGCGGGCGGGGCGGGTGCGCGCGGCGTGGAAGGTCGGGCGCGACGGGGCGCCGGACTATCGGATCGCGTTCCGGCTCGTCGACGGCGCAGGCCGCATCGCCGCCGACTTCGACGACCCGCCGGCGAACCGCCTCGCCCCGGTAGCGACGTGGCTCGAGGCCGACATCACCGTCGTGAGCCATGACTTCACGGTTGGCGAGGCGGTGCAGCCAGGGGCGTACGATGTGGCGGTGAACGCCGTCGATCCGACGACCGGGCGGGCAGTCGAGGCGGGGGCGGGACGGGTCATCGGGGCGGTGACCGTCGAGGGGCCGTAGCGGAGGGTCGGCGGCGGCGGGCCGAGGGCGGCGAAGAGCGAGAGGCCGTCCGCCCGGGCGGACGGCGCGCGGCTGGGCGGTGTCTGGGCGGTGTTGGGTACAATCTCCGCCGATGCCCCAGCCAACCGCCCGGCCACGACCCTCGCGCACCCGTAAGGCGCTGCGCATTGCGTTCCGGGTTGCCGTCAGCGTCGGGCTGTTCGCGCTGATCTACAAGCAGGGCGGCAAAGACGTCGTGGGCAACGTCGTCGAGAACCTGCGGCGGTCGGCGGACCATCCGTGGCTGCTTGTCGCCGCCGCCGTCATGTACGCCGGCATCGGGACGATCGTCCGCGGCTGGCGCTGGCAGGCGCTGGTGCGGCCGCTCGGCTACCCGATCACGCTCAGCCGGGCGTCCGAGCTGTTCATGGTCGGCACGTTCTTCAACCAGATCCTGCCGACCGGCGTGGGTGGCGATGCCGTGAAGGCGGCGCTCCTGGCGCGCGATGCCCGGCCGCACGGGCTGGGGGGTGCGCGCGCCGTCTCGACCGTCCTCGTCGATCGGGCCGTCGGCCTGCTGCCCCTCCTGGCGTTCGGCCTTGTGGCGCTGCCGTTCACGCCCGGCGTGACGACGTCGATGGCCGTCTTCCTGGCCTGCATCGGGGTGGCGGGCGTGGTCGGACTCGGCCTGCTCATGCGCGCCGACCTGTGGTGGTCGCTCGCCGAGCGGCTGCCGCTTGTCGGCTGGCTCGTGCACCGCCCGGTCGTCGCGCGCTTCGTCGGCTCGTTCGCCGAGTACGGTGTGCGAGCCTTGGCGGTGGCGCTCGGCTGGGGCGTCGTCTTCTCCGTGCTCCTCGTCGGCACGAACGCCGTGCTCGGACGAGCCGTGGGTATCGACAGCGTGTCCGTGGCCACGTGGACGGCGGTCGTGCCGATCGTGGCGCTGTCGGCCATGCTGCCGTCGATCGGCGGGTGGGGCGTTCGGGAGATGGGCTATCAGGTGGTCATGGGCGCATTGACGCCGCCTGTGGTCGCGGACCAGGCGCTGGCGGTCTCGATCCTGTTCCAGGCGGTGAACCTGCTGGTCTCGGCCGTCGGCGGAGTGCTGTACCTGCTGCGCGGCGACCACGTGGCGGCCGTCGTGGCGGCCGATGGGACGGATGTTGGGACGGATGTTGCGGCCGAATCGGTCGAGCCGCCCGGGGCCGACGACGCGGGGGCGGTGTGACGGATGTGATGTCCCGGCGCAACAGCCGGGCGGCCCTTTTGCTCGGCGCGATCTTCGTCCTCGCCCTCGCGCTGCGCTGGTGGGGCAACCGCTTCGGCCTGCCGGCGACGTACCACCCCGACGAGCACCAGTACGTCGACGCCGCCGTGGCGGTGCTGGGCGGCGACCTCAACCCTGACCGGTTCAACAACCCGACGCTCCTGAAGTACGTCCTGGCGCTCGTCTATGCCGTGTGGTACGCCATCGGCCGAGCGGCAGGCGCGTGGCCGAGCGTCGCCGCGTGGCAGGCCGCGGTCGCGGTCGATCCGACGACCGCGCACGTGATCGCGCGCGGCCTCGTCGGTGTCCTCGGCGCCGGCACGTGCCTCGTCGTTGCCGCCGTCGGCCGGCGGCTGCGTGATCGGACGACCGGGTTGCTGGCAGCCGCGTTCCTGGCCGTGGCCTTCATGCATGCCCGCGACAGCCACTATGCCGTGAACGACGTCCCGGCGGCGCTGTGGACGACGTTGGCCGTCGCGATCGCCCTGCGCGTCCGCGCTGGGATCACGGCACGCGCTCGCGGTCGCGACCTCGTCCTCGGCGGGGTGGTCGTCGGGCTGGCGGCGGCGACGAAGTACACGGCGCTCGTGGCGGTGCTGCCGCTCGGGATCGCGTGGCTGGCGGCGGGCGAGATCGGCGCGGGCTCCGGCGACACGCGCAACGAACGGGAAGGTCGGATCGACGTTGGCCTGCATCGTCTGCGCCGGATCGCCTCCCCACCCGTCGCCGCCGCCGCACTCGCGCTCGTCGTCGTCTTCCTGGCCGCCGTGCCGTACGCCGTCCTCGAGTGGCCCGCGTTCCGCGCCGACGTCGTGCTCCTGGCGACGCGGGGGCGGGAGGGGTTCAAGGGGTTGCAGATCGATCCGGCGCCGGGGTGGGTCTTCTACCTGAAGTCGCTCGGTTGGGGCCTCGGCTGGCCGATGCTCGGCGCGGCGATCGTCGGCATCGGACGTGCGTTGGGGCGACGGCGGGCGGACGACGTGATCGTCGTCGTGCTGCCGATCGTGCTGTGGGGGTATTTGGGGAGCCAGTTGAACATGTTCGCGCGGTTCATGCTGCCGGCGGTGCCGTTGTTGTGCGTGTGCGCGGCGGATGCGGTCGTGGGGGTGAGTGGGGTAGTGGGGCGGTGGTTGGGGCGGGGGCGGGAAGGGCGATCGGGGGATGGGACGGATCGGGGAGGCGGGGCGGGGGATGGGGGAGACGAGGGCGGTGGGGGGTGGGCGGGGTTCGGGCGACGCATGCGTCGCCCCTACGCGTGGGGGGTGGTGGCGATGGCAGGGGTGGCGGTTGGGGCGCCGTCGCTCGTGGCCGCGGTGCGGCACGACGTGTTGCTTGGGCGGACGGACACGCGGGCGTTGGCGCGGGCGTGGATCGTGGAGCACGTGCCGGCGGGGGCGACGATCGTGCTGCAGTCCGGGGGGCCGGAGCTGGACGGGCTGGGGTACGAGGTCGAGTCCGTCGGGACGCTCGAATTGCCGGAGCGGCCGCTCGATGACTGGATCGCCGACGCCACGGACGGCGGGCGGCGCGACGCATGGCTGGTGACGAGCTCGTTCAGTACGGAGCGACGGCTGCTCGACCGCGAGGACGATGCGGCGGCGCGGGCGTGGTATGCGGATGTCGAGGGGCGCATGGAGCCGATCGCGATGTTCCGGCCGTTCGCCGAGGGCGTTGCGGCGCCGCCGTTCGTGTTCGATCAGGTGTACGGTCCGTGCATGGACCTTTGGCGCATCGATCGCCCGGGACCCGCCATCTCCATCTACCCGTTGAAGTGAGGCGCGTTACGGCCGATACGACCGCGGCGGCGGGCACGTGGCCACCGGGTCCGGCGGCGGGGTGACGTTCGGGCCGACGAGGCAGCCGGCGCGCCAGACGGGCGGGTTGAACAGCTTGTTGTAGCGGATGCCGCGGTTCGTCAGGTCCAGACAAACGCGGCGCGGGTTCGGCAGGTCGTCGTAACCGGGCGTCGGGTACCTCGGGCTGCCGGGGACGTTCGGGTTGGAGAGGTCGTTCAGGCCGTAGAAGCCGGGCGGGTCGGCGTCGGCGTCCTGGAAGACGGCCGCCAGCTGGGCCTGGGCCGTGGCCAGGATCGGCGGGCGCTCGCAGTCGGTGACGCGCCAGTCCTGGTAGATGACGAGGCAAACGCACGGCGCGGCCATGCCGGTCGGCGTCGCGCTGGGCGTGTGCGTCGCGGTGGCGGTGGGCGTCCGGGTGGGCGTCGCGGTCGGGGTGTGCGTCGGGGTCGCGGTCGGCGTGTGCGTGGGCGTGGCCGTGGGCGTGGCGGTGGGTGTGCGGGTGGGCGTCGACGTGCGCGTCGGCGTCGACGTCGATGTGGCGGTTGGCGTGATCGTCGCGGTGGGCGTCGATGTGGCCGTGCGCGTGGCCGTCGCCGTGTGTGTGGGCGTCGACGAGTTCGTCGCCGTCGGCGTCATGCTGGGCGTCGCCGTGTGCGTGGGCGTCGGCGTGCTCGTTGGGGTGTTCGTGGATGTGGCCGTGTTCGTCGCGGTCGGGGTCGACGTGGCGGTGTGGGTGGGCGTGGCGGTCGACGTGTTCGTCGCCGTCGGCGTTTGGGTCGGCGTGGCGGTCGACGTGTTCGTCGGGGTCGCGGTCGGCGTGTTCGTGGCGGTGTTCGTGGCCGTGGCCGTGTTCGTTGGCGTCGCGGTCGGGGTCGAAGTGGCCGTCTTCGTCGGTGTGGCGGTGTTCGT
This genomic stretch from Candidatus Avedoeria danica harbors:
- a CDS encoding polyprenyl synthetase family protein, with the protein product MSGDAAVRMERGLPDVVSNAGMAAGDPLAGVRGDLTRLEAVLSDDSGIEYPLVAELLRYVFAGGGKRLRPALVFLVARLGHADDDAVTSLAAAVETLHTATLVHDDLVDGALLRRGLPALNVRWSPGATVLAGDWLFARAARFAADTNDIGVQHIFARTLQTITAGELRQLFGRRGVPTEGEYTARIYGKTASLFEAATEATAMLAALTEPEVAGLAAYGRHVGTAFQIMDDILDFTGDPDRLGKPVGGDLRSGQVTLPTMLHLATHPTAAPWLTAPGGDEPDAAAVAALVDAVRADRAAITGAHDAARDAVAQAVAHLGALPAGAARDDLAAVASYAVARDV
- the gmd gene encoding GDP-mannose 4,6-dehydratase, giving the protein MSRTALITGITGQDGSHLAELLLDLGYNVVGMVRRTSTVNFERIAHIQDRLTLVPGDLLDQYSLVRVLQEHRPAEVYNLAAQSFVKTSWDQPVLTGEVTALGVTRLLDAIRIVDPSIRFYQASSSEMFGKVQEVPQREETPFYPRSPYGVAKVYGHWITVNYRESYDLFAASGILFNHEGPRRGLEFVTRKITNGVARIKHGLQDHIVLGNLDARRDWGWAPDYVRAMWLMLQQDAPDDFVIATGETHAVQEFCEIAFSHAGLDWRQCVRQDPAFMRPAEVELLIGDASKAKAKLGWAPTVSFQDLVTGMVDADMAAVKAANAAVTA
- a CDS encoding glycosyltransferase family 4 protein, giving the protein MTRVCLVTGEYPPDEGGVADYTRCLADALAAQGVFVDVLTTRRTEPTGAPPARLSSAGGVAVHGVVPSWRWPVLMQLHRAVRTLAPDIVHIQYQTAAFGMHPAINTVPRWLRQFTTVKTAVTYHDLNVPYLFPKAGRLRRFVNLLPARFSHLTVATNAADHAVLAEWGRAWELALVPIGSNIPDAPPPDYDRATFRQANGIADGTAVLVYFGFLNASKGGRDLIDVVEALRGGRRDVRLVMIGGKTGASDPTNAAYLARFEADVTARGLTDAVVWTGHVSPTHVSAWLHAADVAVLPYADGASYRRGSLLAALTHGVPTVTTRPKDSVGDGVGDGAGETARGMDDVADAGKPRPTGSLPPLVDGVSARLVRPGDTEALVAAVRSILDDPVLAARLGEGCAGRRRPLRLGCDRRRAPPVLPRHHRTLEADASGHGRERGMSIVREDPTPRVRPSAAAALGIAAAAALFAALVLAPRATPAPERALAPPAAPTPTPSAPWQPLVDFVVARALDGDALILVERSARGSEGRAGAQAVADAAAAVRGGPRFAVVDALPSTAAAAANRLAAALAAPRVWVAWPVTTAASALPTSGGMPPAVPADDPVRAWLDANGRAVDARIVGAGEGAWAVGAWEHLPSLDGGDYPPVVVPETLGGLELVGWSIAPLPLRAGRAGRVRAAWKVGRDGAPDYRIAFRLVDGAGRIAADFDDPPANRLAPVATWLEADITVVSHDFTVGEAVQPGAYDVAVNAVDPTTGRAVEAGAGRVIGAVTVEGP
- a CDS encoding TatD family hydrolase: MTQGGRSTSDGGFDRGLYLGPDAATRLRTPSVDRGRASQKDDDTAWSPSDAVDLALVDTHCHLDADAFADDPTTAILGRARRAGVTRLVTIGTDLESSARAVRLARHHHEIWATVGIDPNDLPIDGSVMTEAMLAAVESLACAPRVVAIGEIGLDYYWNRTSHEVQRAAFEAQLGLAARVGMPVVIHSRDADADTVGVLSAWAGGDPWGGHGVGDAMGGVRPLGVLHCFSGDVDLAMRYVALGFLISLSGIVTFKSNAQTHAVARELPLEALVLETDAPYLAPHPHRGRRNEPAYVRLIAEHVAALRGEDVATVARATSANAARLFGWGAI
- a CDS encoding glycosyltransferase family 2 protein — protein: MPEPPGVPATTPRAADEAAAFSANRLSNRLSDRLSDRLSDRFSNRLSNRLSVRLSVAIVSWNVRDLVLRCLSSVFGSHEVTVDVVLVDNASGDGTVEAVREAFPNVRVIANADNRGFPAANNQAFRAMGVLAAERGGTGLSAEGGHKGRPYTDGVASYTMILNPDTEVAPDALALLVDALAADPALAAVGPRLRYPDGRVQPSRFRDPTPLTLLCESTPLAWHWPNNPVARRYHMADVAGDGAQDVEWLNGAALMFRTEALRAAGGFDEGFFLYSEEADLCRRLRDAGWRIRYEPEAEIVHHEGRSSDQVVAARHVHFQRSRLRYCAKHNGRTAAALVRLGVRFEFAVELLLEALKWMIGHKRPLRAGRVRAYWAVIRSI
- a CDS encoding GDP-mannose 4,6-dehydratase yields the protein MRVLITGYGGFVGRHLAAELAAMTPWRLWGTTWRADAAPPPVDQPVEPVAVDLRDPAAVAELFEALRPDIVFHLAAQSFVPDSWRDPWGTFETNVRMQLNILQAAREQRTRPAPGGPSGLGPRIVVASTNEVYGAASVDGPGTAESAPLAPRNPYATSKAAQDLMAGEFAARWPEAGAVDVVRLRPFTHIGPGQDDRFVAASFARQVAEIEAGVSGGPLKVGDLSARRDFSDVRDIVRGYRLAAERGPAGVVYNLGSGRSRAVHEIVDHFVARARVAVNVEVDPARLRPSDVPETRCDARRAHDQIGWAPSIPFETTLDDILADWRARIAAGAVPPTTA
- a CDS encoding flippase-like domain-containing protein: MPQPTARPRPSRTRKALRIAFRVAVSVGLFALIYKQGGKDVVGNVVENLRRSADHPWLLVAAAVMYAGIGTIVRGWRWQALVRPLGYPITLSRASELFMVGTFFNQILPTGVGGDAVKAALLARDARPHGLGGARAVSTVLVDRAVGLLPLLAFGLVALPFTPGVTTSMAVFLACIGVAGVVGLGLLMRADLWWSLAERLPLVGWLVHRPVVARFVGSFAEYGVRALAVALGWGVVFSVLLVGTNAVLGRAVGIDSVSVATWTAVVPIVALSAMLPSIGGWGVREMGYQVVMGALTPPVVADQALAVSILFQAVNLLVSAVGGVLYLLRGDHVAAVVAADGTDVGTDVAAESVEPPGADDAGAV